The genomic interval GCTATTGTTCTGGAGCCGACCCAAACCAGAGTCTGGCTTGTTTTGTGGGGAAAGTTCCTTTCTGGTTCTTGAACCAAAACTGGGTCTCTGTCCATCAGATGAACAATGGTTGCTATGTGCAGCAGTAGCATCGTGCCGCAGTAGCATCGTGCGGCATTAGCATCGTGCCGCAGTAGCATCGTGCCGCAGCAGCATCGTGCGGCATTAGCATCGTGCCGCAGTAGCATCGTGCGGCATTGGCATCGTGCCGCAGCAGCATCGTGCGGCATTAGCATCGTGCCGCAGTAGCATCGTGCCGCAGCAGCATCGTGCGGCATTAGCATCGTGCCGCAGTAGCATCGTGTGGCATTAGCATTGTGCAACATTAGCATCCTGCCGCAGCAGCATCGTGCGGCATTAGCATTGTGCAACATTAACATCCTGCCGCAGCAGCATCGTGTGGCATTAGCATTGTGCAACATTAGCATCGTGCCGCAGCAGCATCGTGCGGCATTAGCATCGTGCCGCAGTAGCATCGTGCCGCAGCAGCATCGTGTGGCATTAGCATTGTGCAACATTAGCATCCTGCCGCAGCAGCATCGTGCGGCATTAGCATTGTGCAACATTAACATCCTGCCGCAGCAGCATCGTGCGGCATTAGCATCGTGCCGCAGTAGCATCGTGTGGCATTAGCATTGTGCGGCATTAGCATCGTGCCGCAGTAGCATTGTGCGGCATTAGCACCGTGCAGCATTAGCAACGTGCCGCAGTAGCATCGTGCGGCTGTAGCATCGTGCGGCATTAGCAACATGCCGCAGTAGCATCGTGTGGCATTAGCATCATGCGGCATTAGCACCTTGCAGCTGTAGAAACGTGCGGCTTTAGCATCGTGCGCCATTAGCACCGTGCCGCAGTAGCATCGTGCCACAGTAGCATCGTGCGGCATTAGCATCATGCCGCAGCAGCACCGTGCCACAGTAGCATCGTGTGGCATTAGCATCATGCGGCATTAGCACCGTGCAGCTGTAGAACCGTGCGGCTGTAGCATCGTGCGGCATTAGCATTGTGTGGCATTAGCATCGTGCGGCTGTAGCATCATGTGGCATTAGCAACGTGCAGCATTAGCACCTTGCAGCTGTAGAAACGTGCGGCTGTAGCATCGTGCGGCATTAGCACCGTGCCGCAGCAGCACCGTGCGGCATTAGCAACGTGCCGCAGCAGCATCGTGCCGCATTAGCACCGTGCAGCTGTAGAACCGTGCGGCTGTAGCATCGTGCAGCAGTAGCATCATGTAGCATTAGCACGGGGGTTCAGGatcctctgagctgctgctctcaGAACCACCAGAATGAGGAAGTCTGCAAACAGAAAGACTATCGACTCGGCAGAAACGTGTTGCTGCACGCAGCTCTAGCTGCAGGGTGACGAGACGCGGGCGGCAGCAGCTCAGGTTTTCCTCACAGCTGGTTGGGAATCTGCTCAGTCGTCCAGATTCTGACTTGCTGGcggcagcaggaggagagacaGGAAGTAGAAAACCATTCTCAGGTTCAAAACGGCAGAATCCTCCGATCCGCTCTGCACAGTTAGAAATATCAATGTTGTGCTGCtccatcagcagcagctcctctggACAGGTGGAGGCCAGAGGTCAGCGACTACAGAGagccacttctgcttttcaagcTTCTCATTCAAATGAAGGATTTCCTGTTGAGCGGCTCAGCAGAGAGTTTTACCATATAAGGAGTCAGATGAGGCAGGAAGCCGAAAGACGAGTCCTCACCTGCAGAGAGGCGGGGCCAGAGCCGGGCCCAGCCAATCAGCTGTTGTGGCTCCGCAACAGAGAGGCAGTCAGCTAGACTGACTGGGTTAACTGGGTTTAACTGGGTCTGACGGCCGTTGGGACGGCATTCAACCCGCAACCTGTCTGATTTCAActtttcacatcacaaacaGCAAAGTAAAACTTGGACTGGGAGTAGAAAGATTAATTTCCAcaaataaagatctgaaaagtgcggtgtgCACTTTATTCAACctctaaatgaataaatcaccTGATCAGCTCCAGAGtccaactggttctggttctggtctcagAGCTCATCTAGAGAACATCCATCTCCATGGTGACAAAGATGGGCTGGTGGGATCGGAGCTGTGGAACCAGTAACTATTTTCCTTCGGTCTTTATGTTGCTATGGTGATGATTATGCTATAAtccccagcatgatgctgcctagTCCGGATCGGGGGTAATGCAGGTAATGGACTTTACTGCTGAATGAACACCTGATGGAGAACCGGGCATgtatgacctttgacctccccCTTCACTTCCCCCGACACCTCATCACCAGGAAACAGCCCGCTCTCAGCGCTCGCGCCGCATCTCATGCCCATATAAGGCATCGTTGAGCGGCTGCCCGACCCGCCGCGGCTCCACGCCGCcctctgctgctggaggaagGAACTGCACCTGATGCTTTCTGCTAAGcttctgaaatgatttttaaataattagtttgCAAATGTCtgatgagtttgtgttttttgagtaAATTTAAGTTGATTCATTTTATGATCCTGCCGCATAATTTCTGTTCAGCgggatttattttggtttggtGAGGAGCGTTTTGAggtttctttgcttcttttgtgtcataatttcactaaattaaaactacaaCTCTTGATTTGGAGTAAATTACATccaaactgtcattttaaaagactATTCATACATTTGAGCAGTGCGGCTCCGAAGTCCCACCTGCCCACCTGGCAGTTCAACACACTGCGCCATCTGCTGACCGTTCGTGGAACTGCACGCCGACATGAGCTGAATATCTgcagatttcatgttttttttaaaagatcaaaaaggaaaatcaaataaagatttttcctAAACAAACCTTTTCATCCTTCAAGCTGCTTTCTGATCCGGAAAGAGGAGCTGACCCACTTTCAGCAACACCAGAACCGAACAGATCTCATTCTGCTCCTGAACGCAGCCCTGCTGGGCCCCGCCCCCAAGCGCCCAATCAGAGCCCGGCAAGTGGGAAGCGGAGccctgtgattggctgctgccGGGTGAAGcagcctcctcctccctccatccaAGGCTGCGGATCTGAGGTGAGGGACTCGCTCTGCGTGGCGGGTCTGATCTTCCCCACATAGCTGCAGGTGTGTGCGGGACGCTCAGGTGGAAACGCTCATCTGATGAAAGTCATTGATCGGTCGGGCTGTGACGTCACTCAGGCCGCCGTGGCAGGTAGAAGGTGTCCGGCCGCTTGGGAGGGAAAGGAGCGGCTGGTAAACAGGAAGTCAGGGGGAGTCATGTGACTCAgagagaggtggagaagggAGAGGGGGGGCTATCTGGATCACGTGACCAGGGGGTCAGGGGGGTCACGTGATCCCCCTGGTCACATTCCTGCTTATGTTTCACCAAACAGATACAGTTTCCCTCCATGGAGGGCGTGAAAACCTTTTCTCTGCCCAGGCTGAAATGTTTGTTCTCACATGAATGTTGTCTGGTTGCCCATCATGTAGAGCATCATGGGTAATAGCGACAGCGTGATGGTGCAGAAGCGGATGGCCCGGTTCCGTCCAGAGGAGCGGTCCGTGATCGACGGCGCGTTTGAGCGTCTGCAGGCCGGCGGCCCGGGGAAGACGCTCCAGCTGGAGGCGCTGCAGGTGAGAGGTGGCTGAAGGTCGTCCTTCCACTAACAGTGCTTGGGTCGGGAACCCGGAGGAACTTCTAACTGGTTCTAAAGAGTCCAGTAGGTTCATgaaggtgacctttgacctgggTCCACCAgaatgctgcagctgctgcacaaACAATAATAATCCTCAGCAGAGACATGGTGACATGTTTAATATTAATGAGCTTCTGACGGAggacgccccctggtggacagAAATAGAAAACCTTCATTCTGAAGgacgatgatgatgaagaaCGTTGatcataaataaatctgatttcatttattacatttatcaTCCTTAATTAAaccaatcagccaatcagatgaagccgattaaaataaacaaactcaaTGTTTTCTTCGTCGTTCATCCAGTGGGACCTGAGGGTTCAGAGGTCATGGGGTCAACCTGTCAAATATTCCGTGAAAttagagattaaattaaattattctttaatcTGTCAGTTTGACACCTGGAGGGGAATCCAGATGAGATGAAGAagcagtgaggaagaggagggctTTGATTCatcattattgattattgatttaaatattagattttctatgtgatacatttaataaattcaagAGTTATCTTCAAATCTATGacaaaaatcagcagaaataaatgtagtgaataataatattaaagctGTAGCAATAGCAGGAACCCAGAACTTCGGacctgacccggttctgctggTCCTGACCCGGTCTGGCCCGGTGTAGAACCTGGGTCTCATCCAGCGTTGTCCTCTTCTTGTCCTGCAGGCGTCCCTGGGGGCCCTGGTCCCTGTCGCCATGGTGACCAGGACGTTCTGGGGCCTGTGCAGCATCGAGCCGGGACGGGTGGAACCGGGCCGGGCCGGCGCCGCCCCAGGGCCGGACCGGGAGCAGCTGACGGTTTTCCTGGCAGATGTCCTGCGGGGGACGGCAGAGGAGCGCGCGCCGCTGGTCATGGCCATGTCCCACAATGCAGCGGGGCGGCCGCAGGCGGTCAGCTGCCAGCAGGTGGCGGCGGTGAGTAGGAAGGGGAGGGGGGCAGGAAGTGGTGTCGGGTGGAGGCTCATGGCTGTGATCCGTAGTTCCTGGAGGACCTGATCACTGCTGTAGTTCACatcctgaccagcagggggcgcctgCAGGGCTGGAGGCCGCAGCAGATGGGCGACACGGCACTGGGGGTCAAGCTGCTGGCCGAGcagatgacctctgacctcagacCATCAGGTAAGTTCCAGCTCCAGGACTCCGCCCCCTTTCCGTCTGACCCCGCCCCTTTCCATCTGACCCCGCCTCTCTCTGTCCTCAGACCCGGCGACCTGCGACCTGTCCTGTCTGGAGGACTGGGTCTTCCGGGTGTCCCAGGTCTCCCAgtacctggaggttctggtggcCGAGGGCCTGAACGTTTCCCTGAGCGGCCGGACGGCGCCGGACCTGCTGCCGCCGTGCCGGGACACGGACTGGACCCACCTGACCGTCCTGCTGGATGTACCCACGCTCATGTTCCTGGCTCCACAGGTCagtcagaaccaggaccagaaccagaaccaggaccaggatcagaaccagagactaaagtctcagatcagagaaactcatccaggctttagtttctctttagtggctttgattcctgcagcagcgtcttcacaggtctgattgacaaccgtccagaacctgctgctggagttctgactagaaccaggaggatagagacaccacccggttctacatcatctagttctacaccacccagtttATGTATCACTGAACAGaataaagatctgctgctggatcaacctgctggttctggttgtggttctgctctgcagtcaGAACCGGGCCGATACTTACCCAGCTACCTTCCCTGGTTGTCTCTCCCCAGCTGCCAGACggctgcagcgccccctggagGCTGGTCTTTTCCACGCAGCTGCACGGGGAGAGCTTcaccaagatggccgccgctcTGCAGCACCACGGGCCCACGATGCTGCTGCTGCGGGACACCCGGGGCCACGTGTTCGGGGGCTACGCCTCCACCGCCTGGGAGCTCAAGCCCCAGTTCCAGGGTAGGAAGCCCGCTGGGTCAGAACCGGTCCTGGTGTTGGGACCAGCAGGACAAATTGGACCTCAGCTGGACTCTGGATCTCCAGATGTTCCTAAGACGCTGAGATGCTGATCCTGTTTGGGTCCGCTTTAGGTTCTGTCACCAGTGCAgtcaccttcatcatcatcattactCTTCCTCCTAATGCAGAGCCAGTCGCTCCGTTTTCCCTCACAGGGTTAAAATGAACGTTTCCTCAGCAGCCAGAGGAGATCAAAGTGATGAATCGTTTCCTGTAACTCGGCCAGACTTTGATCCTGGAAAGGATTTTAATACTGACGGTTGTCATGACGACTGCAGCCAAATATCAAACTGTTGCAACATCAGGTTTATATCAGATCgcgtccaaaaaaaaaaaaaaaatcacaaatgattCTTCTTCAGACTTAAGTCGAGAAATGATTGTTGAATCGGCTGCAgtgcgccccctggtggccagGCGCTTTACTAACTGAACTCAGCGTCACCGtgaggaataataaaaacagaaacaggaaaagtgAGTCACATTTCTATTCAACAACCAACAGCTTCTGTGTTGTTGAGACTAAAGAAAAGCCAAAGAAGCAGAGCTGGGTTAAAGGTCGGCCATTTTGCCACCAGTGTTTTAAATATGGCTActgctaataaaaaaatgtaggtAAAAGTATGTCTACGTTCAATATCTATGAAAAGTTTTCACCCTTTTATTGCTTTAACTAATCAATTATGAGTTAAGAAACTTTCATAAGTGAGTCGGTGTTTAGTATCGGCACCTCTGGACTCATCTGGACGTCCTACCTGCTGAAACACTTGGAGAGGACAGCTGGGAACAGGTCTGGGCTTTAACTAGGCCAGTCCAGAATGTTGTTGCCTCTGAAGCTGACTGCTAAAGAACCAgcagctgttgccatggtgacctGTTGTCCTCTCCTGACACTTAGTCAATAAAGGCTAATTAAGTTGATCATGATTAATTGACAGAAAGGATGAATAGTTTTCAGAGTGCATGTTAAATATCTTCATGGTGAAACATGAGGAGGCTgagcagagacaggaagtgaccaGCTGCACTTCCTGGACCAGATTGCTTGATGAAGGCAGACTGACGGCGGCCATTTTGGCTCTGCTCAGCTGGAGGCAGAAAGCCACACAGCCAGGAAGTGTCTCTGCTCTTTTGAATATGGTGGACAGGAGcatgatggtgtgtgtgtgtgtgtgggtgtgtgtgtgtgtgtgtgtgtgtatgtgcgcagGTGACTCCAGATGCTTCCTGTTCTCGGTTTTCCCCACTCTGAGGGTTTACACGGCGACAGGATACAACGAACACTTCATGTACCTGAACCAGCACCAGCAGACGATGCCCAACGGACTGGTGAGACTGGGCCCAGTGGAGCGGAGCCGCTTCACGCTCCGGCACCGCTGTGACCTCACAGACAGGAAGTCACAGCGGCAGCTGAAAACAACAGGGCTTCATGATGAGCACctgaagctgctggaggagctgcactCAGATGTTTAATCTATAAATCGGCTAATTAAACAGCGTCTGCTCTGCTGCGACATGTTTAGCACTGAGGTGTGTCAAATTTACaggtgtaccagaaacacagGAACACAACGGTTCCTGCTCAGAACTTTGGATGTaagaaagacaacaacaaaagtgACACTGACTGCGTTAAAATTTTGAACAAGTTAAAATCTATGTGATGAATTAATGTCAACTAACTTGTTAAAGTCCCAGTCTACCTCTGTCAGGTGACCCTTCAGGCTATGGAGAGGTCAAACtgctggttgccatggtaacgGTCTGCTCCTCCCCTCAGGGCATGGGGGGTCAACACGACTACTTTGGCCTGTGGCTGGACAGCGACTTCGGCCGCGGTCACAGCCGTGCTCGCCCCAAATGCACGACGTACGGAAACCCGCAGCTGTCGGCTGACGAGGACTTCGTCCTGGACGCTGTGGAGGTTTGGGCCGCAGGGAACCTGCCGGCGCCGCCCGAGGTATGGAGCGGGACCACAGGACCAAGGTTCCTGAACCGGTTTAAACTGGTCTGAACTGTTGTAAACTGGTCTGAACTGTTTTAAAACCGGTTTAAACTGGTCTGAACTGTTGTAAACTGGTCTGAACTGGCTTAAACTAGTCTGAACCAGTTTAAATGGTCTGAACTGTTTTAATACTGGTTTAAACTGGTTTGAACaggtttaaaatgatttaaattggttaaagCCAGTTTAAACTGGTTTAAACTGGTCTGAACTGTTTTAGAACTGGTTTAAACTGGTCTGAACCGGTTTAAACTGGTCTGAACTGGTTTAAACTGGTTTGAATTGGTTTAGGTTGGTTTAAACTGGTCTGAATTGATTTAAACTGGTTTAAACCGGTTTAAACTGGTCTGAACTGGTTTGTGGTGGTGATGCCATGTTGAGCTGCTCTTGGTGTTTCAGGacaaggaagaggaggaggggaagaaGAGCATCCTGAAGGTGGATCCGGAGGTCCAGGCCATGATGGAGCTGACGGGGAAGACTCTGCACAGCGAGGGCTTTAATGAGCTGCAGgaagactttgactaggccatgtGCGGCTGCATGGACAGGAGGCGATGCGTTCTGCTTCCTCACCCCCAGGTTGTTGTTCCAGTTGGATCTTCGGCCCCCTTCAGGTCTCCAGGTTGAACTGCAGTTCAGCCCC from Xiphophorus maculatus strain JP 163 A chromosome 2, X_maculatus-5.0-male, whole genome shotgun sequence carries:
- the tldc1 gene encoding TLD domain-containing protein 1, producing MGNSDSVMVQKRMARFRPEERSVIDGAFERLQAGGPGKTLQLEALQASLGALVPVAMVTRTFWGLCSIEPGRVEPGRAGAAPGPDREQLTVFLADVLRGTAEERAPLVMAMSHNAAGRPQAVSCQQVAAFLEDLITAVVHILTSRGRLQGWRPQQMGDTALGVKLLAEQMTSDLRPSDPATCDLSCLEDWVFRVSQVSQYLEVLVAEGLNVSLSGRTAPDLLPPCRDTDWTHLTVLLDVPTLMFLAPQLPDGCSAPWRLVFSTQLHGESFTKMAAALQHHGPTMLLLRDTRGHVFGGYASTAWELKPQFQGDSRCFLFSVFPTLRVYTATGYNEHFMYLNQHQQTMPNGLGMGGQHDYFGLWLDSDFGRGHSRARPKCTTYGNPQLSADEDFVLDAVEVWAAGNLPAPPEDKEEEEGKKSILKVDPEVQAMMELTGKTLHSEGFNELQEDFD